One part of the Dyadobacter sp. 676 genome encodes these proteins:
- a CDS encoding Na+/H+ antiporter, producing the protein MHESIILYLSLVMIIMFLVMLAQRIKIAYPIVLVLGGLALSLVPGLPAVTIDPQLIFLIFLPPLLYEAAWQTSWKDFWKWRRVIGSFAFIIVIFTSCVIAYVSEALIPGFTLALGFLLGGIISPPDAVATTSILQNVKVPKRLITIAEGESLLNDASSLIVFRFALVAVASGRFVLSEAVGSFFLVIVMGFAVGIGIALIFYAIHRWLPTTPSIDTILTFVAPYAMYITAEEFHFSGVIAVVSGGLFLSRNQHSILSHLSRIQGINVWSTVGFVLNGIVFMLIGLELPVIIQGFGEASLGEAIKYGLIVSVVVILTRLVSTLGSSVFTVFISRFITTADNSPGIRMPLIFGWAGMRGVVSLASALSIPLLLDNGQPFPQRNMILFITFVVILVTLVFQGLTLPMVVRLMKVEERDYSVPAQEQDVIIRRKLAKASLDLINAKYAKEVENNELLQSLKFKLESDIGFLDHVRDSDVGEAGHAYIGRYQEITKELLEYKRHILHQFNKKETYEEEIIRQHLAQLDLEEEKVRQQFLHIE; encoded by the coding sequence ATGCACGAATCCATTATCCTGTACCTTTCGCTGGTGATGATCATCATGTTCCTGGTGATGCTCGCGCAGCGGATTAAAATTGCTTACCCGATCGTACTCGTACTCGGCGGGCTGGCGCTGAGCCTGGTTCCCGGCCTGCCTGCCGTCACGATCGACCCGCAACTGATCTTTCTCATTTTTCTCCCGCCGCTGCTTTACGAGGCTGCATGGCAAACGTCCTGGAAAGATTTCTGGAAATGGCGGCGGGTCATCGGTTCATTCGCTTTCATCATCGTCATATTCACCTCCTGCGTTATCGCCTACGTATCAGAAGCGCTTATTCCGGGTTTTACGTTGGCGCTGGGTTTCCTGCTCGGCGGTATCATTTCCCCGCCCGACGCCGTTGCTACCACCTCTATTTTGCAGAACGTAAAAGTCCCTAAACGCCTCATTACCATCGCAGAAGGCGAAAGCCTGCTGAACGACGCTTCGTCGCTGATCGTCTTCCGGTTCGCATTGGTAGCAGTCGCGTCGGGAAGGTTCGTACTTTCCGAGGCTGTCGGCAGCTTTTTCCTGGTGATCGTCATGGGATTTGCCGTTGGCATCGGCATCGCGCTTATTTTTTACGCCATTCACCGGTGGTTGCCTACAACGCCGAGCATCGACACGATTCTTACGTTCGTGGCACCGTACGCCATGTATATTACAGCGGAAGAATTCCATTTCTCGGGCGTGATTGCCGTCGTTTCGGGCGGGCTGTTCCTCTCCAGGAACCAGCACAGCATTCTGAGCCATCTGAGCCGGATACAGGGAATTAACGTATGGTCGACGGTGGGATTTGTACTGAATGGTATCGTGTTCATGCTCATCGGGCTCGAACTTCCGGTGATCATCCAGGGGTTCGGTGAAGCATCGCTGGGCGAAGCGATCAAATATGGACTGATCGTCTCGGTGGTTGTGATACTGACGCGCCTTGTCAGTACGCTCGGCTCTTCTGTATTCACCGTATTTATTAGCCGTTTCATCACCACCGCCGACAACAGCCCGGGCATCCGCATGCCCCTGATTTTCGGCTGGGCAGGCATGCGCGGGGTGGTTTCCCTTGCCTCGGCGCTCTCTATTCCACTGCTGCTCGACAACGGGCAGCCATTCCCCCAGCGGAATATGATCCTGTTTATTACGTTCGTCGTCATACTGGTAACGCTCGTTTTCCAGGGACTAACCCTTCCGATGGTGGTACGGCTGATGAAAGTGGAAGAAAGGGATTACTCGGTTCCGGCGCAGGAGCAGGACGTCATTATCCGACGAAAACTCGCCAAAGCGTCGCTGGATCTTATCAATGCCAAATATGCGAAGGAAGTGGAGAATAACGAGTTGTTACAAAGCCTGAAATTCAAGCTGGAAAGCGACATCGGCTTCCTCGACCACGTGCGCGATTCGGATGTCGGCGAGGCAGGCCACGCTTATATCGGCCGCTATCAGGAAATCACCAAAGAGCTCCTCGAATACAAGCGCCACATCCTGCACCAGTTCAACAAGAAAGAGACTTACGAAGAAGAAATCATCCGCCAGCACCTGGCCCAGCTCGATCTGGAAGAGGAGAAGGTGAGGCAGCAGTTTTTGCATATTGAATGA
- a CDS encoding cytochrome P450: MRPVPEFKIGPVPLFSAIRFARNPLRFLRQGFDECGHTFRIRLFREFIVTRDPAFFRHVLQLHHKNFKKGNSVKMLRPVLGNGLVISDGDFWLRQRRLVQPAFHRERLQELFVTMGGLTAAFLDELEAFRGKNAIDVDAKMMGITSDIALKTLFGNMNTEDKEQIYRQVNRTQTYLVTRVRKPYRRPIMAINGEDRRFKSDLAYFNSLVYDFIRKRRLSGEKPNDLLQLLLDSRDEETGEQMNDEQIRDEAITMFAAGHETSATGLSWLLWELSTQPEIVAHIRQESRIFETVPGFEQLMQMPYTRQVVEEGLRLYPPAWTMTRESTVDQEIEGYDIPRGSSVFMSIFELHRNPDLWDNPATFNPGNFQAEAVRNRAKFNYLPFGAGPRICIGQQFALMEMQLLLAALVKRFDFVREQGYSVGMHPQIVLKSTNGIKLRLL, translated from the coding sequence ATGCGTCCCGTTCCCGAGTTCAAAATCGGCCCTGTTCCCCTGTTTTCTGCCATCCGGTTTGCCCGCAACCCGCTGCGTTTCCTCCGGCAGGGCTTCGATGAATGCGGCCATACTTTCAGGATCCGGCTGTTCAGGGAATTCATCGTCACGCGTGATCCGGCGTTTTTCCGGCATGTATTGCAACTGCATCATAAGAATTTCAAAAAAGGTAATTCAGTCAAAATGCTGCGACCTGTGCTGGGCAACGGGCTGGTGATCAGCGATGGCGATTTCTGGTTGAGACAAAGAAGGCTCGTGCAGCCGGCGTTTCACCGCGAGCGGTTACAGGAACTTTTCGTGACAATGGGCGGGCTCACCGCCGCATTTCTCGACGAACTGGAAGCATTTCGCGGCAAAAACGCCATCGATGTGGACGCCAAAATGATGGGTATCACCTCCGATATTGCATTGAAAACGCTTTTCGGAAATATGAATACCGAAGATAAGGAGCAGATTTACAGGCAAGTAAACCGCACGCAAACTTACCTCGTAACGCGCGTCCGCAAGCCCTATCGCCGGCCGATTATGGCCATTAACGGAGAAGACCGCCGTTTCAAATCCGATCTGGCCTATTTCAACAGCCTCGTTTACGACTTTATCCGCAAACGGCGCCTCTCCGGCGAAAAGCCCAACGACCTGCTCCAACTCCTGCTCGACAGCCGGGACGAGGAAACCGGCGAGCAAATGAACGATGAACAGATTCGCGACGAGGCGATTACCATGTTCGCCGCGGGACATGAAACATCGGCGACCGGCCTGAGCTGGTTGCTATGGGAGCTTTCGACCCAGCCGGAGATCGTGGCGCACATCCGGCAGGAAAGCCGGATTTTTGAAACCGTACCCGGTTTTGAGCAGCTTATGCAAATGCCTTATACCCGGCAGGTAGTAGAGGAAGGCTTGCGCCTGTACCCGCCCGCGTGGACGATGACGCGTGAGAGCACCGTCGACCAGGAGATTGAAGGCTACGATATTCCCAGGGGCAGCTCGGTGTTTATGTCGATATTCGAACTGCACCGTAATCCGGACCTCTGGGATAATCCCGCGACGTTCAACCCCGGAAACTTCCAGGCCGAGGCCGTCAGGAACCGGGCTAAGTTCAACTATCTGCCGTTTGGCGCCGGGCCGAGAATCTGTATCGGGCAGCAGTTTGCATTGATGGAAATGCAACTGTTGCTGGCGGCATTGGTGAAGCGCTTCGACTTCGTACGCGAACAGGGTTACAGTGTCGGTATGCACCCGCAAATTGTTTTAAAATCTACCAACGGCATTAAATTACGACTCCTGTAA
- a CDS encoding metallophosphoesterase: MEGLFQINRREFLKKGGMAAAALGLGPVSAFAKRDPAVQLTILHTNDVHSRIDPFPMDGSRNQGMGGVARRAALIKKIRAEQPNVLLLDAGDIFQGTPYFNLYGGELEFTIMSQMGYDAATMGNHDFDNSIAGFVKQLPHADFPFLVSNYDFSNTELKGKTQPYKVFKKGGIKIGVFGVCIELEGLVNKKNYLETVYLDPIPKANEIASLLKNELHCDLVVCLSHLGYKYKENKVSDQILAKSTRNIDLIIGGHTHTFMKEPESVMNLDGKVTTINQVGFAGINLGRLDYFFDRERGDRKMVAAVLPVGGMGG, translated from the coding sequence ATGGAAGGATTATTTCAGATAAATAGGAGGGAATTCCTCAAAAAAGGTGGCATGGCCGCTGCCGCATTGGGCCTGGGGCCGGTTTCGGCATTCGCGAAACGCGATCCGGCGGTGCAGCTTACCATTTTGCACACCAACGACGTCCACAGCCGCATCGACCCGTTCCCTATGGATGGCTCGCGGAATCAGGGCATGGGCGGCGTGGCGAGACGGGCGGCGCTGATCAAAAAAATCCGTGCGGAACAGCCGAATGTCCTTTTACTCGACGCGGGGGATATTTTCCAGGGGACGCCCTATTTCAACCTTTACGGCGGCGAGCTGGAATTTACAATCATGAGCCAGATGGGTTACGATGCCGCCACCATGGGCAATCATGACTTTGACAATAGCATTGCCGGTTTCGTAAAGCAGCTTCCACATGCCGACTTCCCGTTTCTGGTAAGCAATTATGATTTCAGTAATACCGAACTGAAAGGGAAAACGCAGCCCTACAAAGTATTTAAAAAAGGAGGGATTAAAATCGGTGTGTTCGGAGTTTGTATAGAGCTGGAAGGGTTGGTCAATAAAAAGAATTACCTTGAAACCGTTTATCTGGACCCCATCCCGAAAGCCAATGAAATAGCTTCGTTGCTCAAAAACGAGTTGCATTGCGACCTGGTGGTTTGCCTTTCGCATTTGGGTTACAAATACAAGGAAAACAAAGTTTCGGACCAGATCCTGGCCAAATCGACGCGCAATATCGACCTCATTATAGGCGGCCATACGCATACGTTCATGAAAGAACCGGAAAGCGTTATGAACCTCGACGGCAAGGTTACGACCATCAACCAGGTCGGTTTTGCAGGCATTAACCTCGGACGACTGGATTATTTCTTCGACCGGGAACGAGGGGACAGGAAAATGGTGGCGGCGGTGCTGCCGGTAGGTGGAATGGGGGGATGA
- a CDS encoding 5'-nucleotidase, translated as MKTSVRRVYVAVLLASLGLPASCRKHLVITKSEYKQYGIDRQVGADSAIIRYYQPYKDKMQKEMDRVVGQTEAALTKPPEPETLMGNFFADAILREGLKKDPAIQFALATKGGLRTTFPKGNITVSHVYELMPFENELVVLKLSGGDVRQVVDFIARKGGEPVAGIRMKIRDGRAYDVTIGGQPFDSTQTYHVLTYDYLADGGDELECLRHPLERREINQRVREALFEYIGDLTRQGKKITARLDGRIISDK; from the coding sequence ATGAAAACTTCTGTCAGACGGGTTTACGTTGCGGTATTGCTTGCCAGCCTGGGCTTGCCGGCGTCTTGCCGAAAGCATCTCGTCATTACCAAAAGCGAATACAAACAATACGGCATCGACCGGCAGGTCGGTGCCGATTCTGCTATTATCCGCTACTATCAGCCTTACAAGGACAAAATGCAGAAAGAAATGGACCGGGTCGTGGGGCAGACGGAAGCGGCGCTTACAAAACCGCCCGAGCCGGAAACCCTGATGGGTAACTTCTTCGCCGACGCGATTCTCCGGGAGGGTTTGAAGAAGGACCCCGCCATTCAATTCGCGCTTGCCACGAAAGGCGGCTTACGTACGACGTTCCCGAAGGGGAATATCACCGTTTCGCATGTTTACGAACTCATGCCATTCGAAAACGAGCTGGTTGTGCTGAAACTGTCGGGCGGGGATGTTCGGCAGGTCGTTGATTTTATTGCAAGAAAAGGCGGCGAACCGGTGGCCGGCATACGCATGAAAATCAGGGACGGGAGGGCTTACGATGTAACGATCGGCGGGCAGCCCTTTGACAGCACCCAAACCTACCATGTTCTCACTTACGACTATCTCGCCGACGGTGGCGACGAGCTCGAATGCCTGCGCCACCCGCTCGAACGCAGGGAAATCAACCAGCGCGTGAGAGAGGCGTTGTTTGAATATATCGGCGATCTGACGCGCCAGGGCAAAAAAATAACCGCTCGACTCGATGGAAGGATTATTTCAGATAAATAG
- a CDS encoding RagB/SusD family nutrient uptake outer membrane protein, which produces MIANATMAVPGEEEEADPYIAEARVLRAYAYFNLVRLFGDVPLILNEIKSFEDKDLIFAPRATAAEVYDAILADLAFAETILPDSRGGAELGRVSAGTVKALMGKVYLTMAGKPLNKTENYQKAVEKLSELVGAANEEKYDMELLPNFADVFALANERNREIVLSFGYFVNPSNQNGNILPFHLFPSGLVNGDEQTNYGLTYDFYKLFEKNDTRRDFTLVSRYAFTGSPRAGAEPGDSIIYDAPTGHYLIQRTKAPFAHDDFKYGIAFGKLAREARPAGAPVQGYSADLIELRFSDVLLMLAEALVETGKPAEALPLLNRVRARAKATPSRAAGVPALRAAIRTERRLELSGEFNTVFDIRRWGTLQEEIAAMSEDQIVDNVLIPYTPRLELYPIPQSQIDANPNLRQNDGW; this is translated from the coding sequence GTGATTGCCAATGCCACGATGGCCGTTCCGGGCGAGGAGGAGGAGGCGGACCCTTACATCGCCGAAGCGCGGGTGTTGCGGGCGTATGCCTATTTCAACCTTGTGCGGCTGTTTGGCGACGTGCCTTTGATATTGAACGAAATTAAATCATTCGAAGACAAGGACCTGATATTCGCGCCCCGTGCGACGGCGGCCGAAGTTTATGACGCCATCCTGGCCGACCTCGCATTTGCCGAAACCATTCTGCCCGATTCGCGGGGCGGGGCCGAACTCGGGCGGGTATCTGCGGGGACAGTGAAAGCATTAATGGGCAAAGTGTATCTTACCATGGCCGGCAAGCCACTGAACAAAACGGAAAACTACCAGAAGGCGGTCGAGAAACTAAGCGAACTGGTGGGGGCGGCGAACGAGGAAAAGTACGATATGGAACTGCTGCCGAATTTCGCCGACGTTTTTGCACTGGCCAATGAACGGAACCGCGAAATCGTCCTGTCGTTCGGTTACTTTGTGAATCCCTCGAACCAGAACGGCAATATATTGCCGTTCCACCTGTTCCCTTCCGGGCTGGTAAACGGCGATGAGCAGACCAACTACGGTTTAACTTACGATTTCTATAAACTGTTCGAAAAAAACGACACCCGTCGCGATTTTACACTCGTGTCGAGATATGCCTTCACAGGCAGCCCGCGTGCAGGTGCGGAACCCGGCGACAGCATTATTTACGACGCGCCCACCGGCCATTACCTGATACAGCGCACGAAAGCGCCGTTTGCCCATGACGACTTCAAATATGGTATCGCATTCGGAAAACTTGCACGCGAGGCACGTCCGGCAGGCGCACCAGTGCAGGGTTATAGTGCCGACCTGATCGAGCTGCGGTTCTCGGACGTGCTGCTGATGCTCGCAGAGGCGCTGGTCGAGACAGGTAAACCGGCCGAAGCATTGCCGCTGCTCAATCGTGTGCGGGCCCGCGCGAAGGCGACGCCTTCCAGGGCTGCCGGAGTACCGGCCCTGCGTGCGGCCATCCGTACCGAGCGAAGGCTCGAACTAAGCGGGGAATTCAATACCGTATTCGATATCCGGCGCTGGGGTACGTTACAGGAAGAGATCGCCGCCATGTCCGAAGACCAGATCGTCGACAATGTGCTGATCCCCTACACGCCGCGGCTGGAACTTTACCCTATCCCTCAATCGCAGATTGACGCGAACCCGAATCTGCGGCAGAATGATGGCTGGTAG